From Streptomonospora salina, the proteins below share one genomic window:
- the rhaI gene encoding L-rhamnose isomerase has translation MTDHSAVKSALRKQAIELPSWAFANSGTRFKVFGQPGVPRTPHEKIADAAQVHRYTGAAPSVALHIPWDTVDDYRELADYAREQGVRIGTVNSNVFQDDDYKLGSVANPDPAVRAKALDHLLACVDVMDATGSADLKLWFADGTNYPGQDDIRARQDRLAEALEAVRERLGPDQRMLLEYKLFEPAFYTTDVPDWGTAYAHCLKLGDQAQVVVDTGHHAPSTNIEFIVAFLLREHKLGGFDFNSRFYADDDLMVGAADPFQLFRIMYEVVRGGGFEPQEGIAFMLDQCHNIEPKIPGQIRSVLNVQEATAKALLVDAEALSAAQSAGDVLGANAVLMDAYNTDVRPLLAELRAEEGLDPDPMAAFSRSGYMEAIAAERVGGQQAGWGA, from the coding sequence ATGACCGACCACAGCGCCGTCAAGTCCGCGCTGCGCAAGCAGGCCATCGAGCTGCCGTCCTGGGCGTTCGCCAACAGCGGCACCCGCTTCAAGGTCTTCGGCCAGCCGGGCGTCCCGCGCACGCCCCACGAGAAGATCGCCGACGCCGCACAGGTGCACCGCTACACCGGCGCCGCCCCCAGCGTCGCCCTGCACATCCCCTGGGACACCGTCGACGACTACCGCGAGCTGGCCGACTACGCCCGCGAGCAGGGCGTGCGCATCGGCACCGTCAACTCCAACGTCTTCCAGGACGACGACTACAAACTGGGCAGTGTCGCCAACCCCGACCCCGCCGTCCGCGCCAAAGCCCTGGACCACCTGCTGGCCTGCGTCGACGTCATGGACGCCACCGGATCGGCCGACCTGAAGCTGTGGTTCGCCGACGGCACCAACTACCCCGGCCAGGACGACATCCGCGCCCGCCAGGACCGGCTGGCCGAGGCGCTGGAGGCCGTGCGCGAGCGGCTGGGCCCCGACCAGCGGATGCTGCTGGAGTACAAGCTCTTCGAACCGGCGTTCTACACCACCGACGTGCCCGACTGGGGCACCGCCTACGCCCACTGCCTCAAACTCGGCGACCAGGCCCAAGTCGTCGTCGACACCGGCCACCACGCGCCCAGCACCAACATCGAGTTCATCGTCGCCTTCCTGCTGCGCGAGCACAAGCTCGGCGGATTCGACTTCAACTCCCGCTTCTACGCCGACGACGACCTGATGGTGGGCGCGGCCGACCCCTTCCAGCTGTTCCGGATCATGTACGAGGTCGTGCGCGGCGGCGGCTTCGAGCCGCAGGAGGGCATCGCCTTCATGCTCGACCAGTGCCACAACATCGAGCCCAAGATCCCCGGCCAGATCCGCTCGGTCCTCAACGTCCAGGAAGCCACCGCCAAGGCCCTGCTGGTCGACGCCGAGGCGCTGTCCGCCGCCCAGAGCGCGGGCGACGTGCTGGGCGCCAACGCGGTGCTGATGGACGCCTACAACACCGACGTCCGCCCGCTGCTGGCCGAGCTGCGCGCGGAGGAAGGGCTGGACCCCGACCCCATGGCGGCGTTCTCCCGCTCGGGCTACATGGAGGCGATCGCCGCCGAGCGCGTCGGCGGCCAGCAGGCCGGATGGGGGGCCTGA
- a CDS encoding L-rhamnose mutarotase yields the protein MQRVCFLLKVKADRLEEYRRRHAEVWPEMKAALSEAGWRNYSIFCREDGLLVGYLETEDFAAAQAAMAATAVNARWQAETAPFFEGLDGRPDEGMVPLTEVFHLD from the coding sequence ATGCAGCGGGTCTGCTTCCTGCTCAAGGTCAAAGCCGACCGCCTGGAGGAGTACCGGCGGCGCCACGCCGAGGTGTGGCCGGAGATGAAGGCCGCTCTCAGCGAGGCGGGCTGGCGCAACTATTCGATCTTCTGCCGCGAGGACGGCCTGCTGGTGGGCTATCTGGAGACCGAGGACTTCGCCGCCGCCCAGGCGGCGATGGCCGCGACCGCGGTCAACGCCCGGTGGCAGGCGGAGACGGCTCCGTTCTTCGAAGGGCTCGACGGCCGCCCGGACGAGGGGATGGTGCCGTTGACGGAGGTGTTCCACCTGGACTGA
- the rhaS gene encoding rhamnose ABC transporter substrate-binding protein, translated as MRTRIRYGITAAALAGVMLAASACGGTTRGDGDDSGGSGGSGGSGEADPDAEIPGDLAISFLPKQLNNPYFTVADAGGEEAVEELGGEFKEVGPSEANASSQVSYINTLSQQGSDVIATAANDPNAVCGALNQARQAGSVVVTFDSDSDPECRDLFIKQATSEGLATTQVEMIAEQIGGEGEVAFLSATPNATNQNAWLELMKEELGTDRYSDIEVVDTVYGNDDDQKSFNEMQGLLQTHPDLAGVVSPTTVGLAAAARYLSSSDFKGEVALTGLGTPNQMREFVEDGTVEEFALWNPTDLGYLAAYAGASQAAGRITGEEGQTFEAGRLGEYEIGADGEIALGPPTVFNEDNIGDFDF; from the coding sequence ATGAGAACGCGAATCCGCTACGGCATCACCGCCGCGGCCCTGGCCGGCGTCATGCTGGCGGCCTCGGCCTGCGGCGGCACCACCCGCGGCGACGGCGACGACTCCGGCGGCTCCGGCGGCTCCGGCGGTTCCGGCGAGGCCGACCCCGACGCCGAGATCCCCGGGGACCTGGCGATCAGCTTCCTGCCCAAGCAGCTGAACAACCCCTATTTCACCGTGGCCGACGCCGGCGGTGAGGAGGCCGTCGAGGAGCTGGGCGGGGAGTTCAAGGAGGTCGGCCCTTCCGAGGCGAACGCTTCCTCCCAGGTCAGCTACATCAACACGCTCAGCCAGCAGGGCAGTGACGTGATCGCCACTGCCGCCAACGACCCCAATGCGGTCTGCGGCGCGCTGAACCAGGCCCGCCAGGCGGGCAGCGTCGTGGTCACCTTCGACTCCGACTCCGACCCCGAATGCCGCGACCTGTTCATCAAGCAGGCAACGTCGGAGGGGCTCGCCACCACCCAGGTCGAGATGATCGCCGAGCAGATCGGCGGCGAGGGCGAGGTCGCCTTCCTGTCGGCCACGCCCAACGCCACCAACCAGAACGCCTGGCTGGAGCTGATGAAGGAGGAGCTGGGCACCGACCGGTACTCCGACATCGAGGTCGTCGACACCGTCTACGGCAACGACGACGACCAGAAGTCCTTCAACGAGATGCAGGGCCTGCTGCAGACCCACCCCGACCTGGCGGGTGTCGTCTCGCCCACGACCGTGGGCCTGGCCGCCGCGGCGCGGTACCTGAGCTCCTCGGACTTCAAGGGCGAGGTGGCCCTGACCGGGCTGGGCACGCCCAACCAGATGCGGGAGTTCGTCGAGGACGGCACGGTCGAGGAGTTCGCCCTGTGGAACCCGACCGACCTGGGCTACCTGGCCGCCTACGCCGGCGCGTCGCAGGCGGCGGGCCGCATCACCGGTGAAGAGGGCCAGACCTTCGAGGCCGGGCGCCTGGGCGAGTACGAGATCGGCGCCGACGGCGAGATCGCGCTGGGTCCGCCCACGGTGTTCAACGAGGACAACATCGGCGACTTCGACTTCTGA
- a CDS encoding ABC transporter permease has protein sequence MGPEVDTPAASTAPAPARTAPRARSRALRSAGASLRSLLRTRETSIIGALLVSILAASLIVEGFATGRNAGFLILDVTAIALIALPMTLVVITGEIDLSVASTLGLTSAVMGQLWVAGLPLELIVPLCLVLGSLLGALNGVLVTVAGLPSLAVTIGSMAMYRGLAYVVLGDRAVADFPFSWTGGATARLPGTDIPWIAVLIAVLAAVFGAVLHATPVGRALYAVGNNAEATRFSGISVRWTKLWLFVLSGTVAAGAGVFWTLQYGSARADNAFALELSVVAAVLLGGVSIFGGRGALPGVLAGVLLLGVIRNALMLADVSSDVLDIVTGLLLVASVVVPTTLARVRERRPRAAPPS, from the coding sequence GTGGGGCCTGAGGTCGACACACCGGCCGCGAGCACCGCGCCGGCACCGGCGCGGACCGCGCCCCGGGCCCGGAGCCGCGCTCTGCGCTCGGCGGGCGCGTCACTGCGGTCGCTGCTGCGCACCCGCGAAACGTCGATCATCGGCGCTCTGCTGGTATCGATCCTGGCGGCATCGCTGATCGTCGAGGGGTTCGCCACCGGCCGCAACGCCGGTTTCCTGATTCTGGACGTGACCGCGATCGCGCTGATCGCGCTGCCGATGACCCTGGTGGTCATCACCGGCGAGATCGACCTGAGCGTGGCGAGCACGCTCGGTCTGACCAGCGCGGTCATGGGCCAGTTGTGGGTGGCGGGCCTGCCGCTGGAGCTGATCGTTCCGCTGTGTCTGGTCCTGGGATCGCTCCTGGGAGCGCTCAACGGGGTGCTGGTGACGGTGGCCGGGCTGCCGTCATTGGCGGTGACGATCGGTTCCATGGCGATGTACCGGGGCCTGGCCTATGTGGTGCTGGGCGACCGGGCGGTCGCCGACTTCCCGTTCTCCTGGACCGGCGGCGCCACCGCGCGGCTGCCCGGCACCGACATCCCCTGGATCGCCGTGCTGATCGCAGTACTGGCGGCGGTCTTCGGTGCGGTGCTGCACGCCACCCCGGTGGGCCGCGCGCTGTACGCCGTCGGCAACAACGCCGAGGCGACCCGCTTCTCCGGAATCTCGGTGCGCTGGACCAAGCTGTGGCTGTTCGTGCTCTCGGGCACGGTCGCGGCGGGCGCCGGAGTCTTCTGGACGCTGCAGTACGGCAGCGCCCGCGCCGACAACGCCTTCGCGCTGGAACTGTCGGTGGTGGCCGCGGTGCTGCTGGGAGGCGTGTCGATCTTCGGCGGCCGCGGTGCGCTGCCCGGCGTGCTGGCCGGCGTGCTGCTGCTGGGCGTCATCCGCAACGCCCTGATGCTGGCCGACGTCTCCTCCGACGTGCTCGACATCGTCACCGGACTGCTGCTGGTGGCCTCGGTGGTGGTTCCCACCACTCTGGCCCGCGTGCGCGAGCGCCGCCCCCGGGCGGCGCCGCCCTCCTAG